TGATCAACACGTTTCGTAGTTTAGAGAtagcaaatttgaaaaaagtttcatgAGACTGAATATTATGGAAAAACCAGGTAGGAATGTTTCCAGTTACCgatgaaaaaaagttgataattcTTCTATAAATTGAGGAAACTCCTCATAAAACAACTCGAGAACTTGCCTTCGTTATTTAAGTCAACATCTTCAACTCcagttggttcaagagttggATGAAGATGATCCAGAATAaaggcaagaattctgtgaattgatgatggacagaGACTTTTTATTTGAACGGAACTGATAACAAACacaactgtagatattggagcagagtAAATCCTCACTGAATGTGTTAGTCCCACATTCAATATCCTAAAGAGTGAACGTTTGGactggtatcattaacaatgaaattatttttttgatagcACAGTTAATGGTGTAGTTTAcctagattttttgattaactttttagtgcctacattacaaaaactttttcttggtgttaatcatccaaatgagataaattaactaccaacaagacggagcttcATCGCATTTTGGACGTACAATtagcaaatttgaaaaaagttccatgaaactggacatgtaaagaatattgaaaaaccaggtaGGATTGTACAATTTATCTATGAAAAGAAGTTGGAGATTCTTCTAGAAATTGGGGAGAATCTGCATAAAACAACTCGAGAACTTGCCTTCATTATTTAAGTCAACATCTTCAACTCcagttggttcaagagttggATGAAGATGATCCAGAATAaaggcaagaattctgtgaattgatgatggacagaGACTTTTTATTTGAACGGAACTGATAACAAACacaactgtagatattggagcagagtAAATCCTCACTGAATGTGTTAGTCCCACATTCAATATCCTAAAGAGTGAACGTTTGGactggtatcattaacaatgaaattattttttttatggtaCAGTTAATGGTGtggtttatctagattttttgattaactttttagtgcctacattacaaaaactttttcctggtgttaatcatccaaatgagataaattaactaccaacaagacggagcttcATCGCATTTTGGACGTACAATtagcaaatttgaaaaaagtttcatgaaactggacatgtaaagaatattgaaaaaccaggtaGGATTGTACAATTTATCTATGAAAAGAAGTTGGAGATTCTTCTAGAAATTGGGGAGAATCTGCATAAAACAACTCGAGAACTTGCCTTCATTATTTAAGTCAACATCTTCAACTCcagttggttcaagagttggatgaagatgatcctgaaTAGAcgcaagaattctgtgaattgatgatggacagaatgaaCTCATATTTGCAGTTCTTTCTAAAGAAAAGACTTTACATTTAAAGGGAACTGATAACAAACacaactgtagatattggagcagagtAAATCCTCACTGGACGTGTTAGTCCCACATTCAATATCCTAAAGAGTGAACGTTTGGACTGGTATCATTAACAAGTTaacctgtttcaggtttttttttcTCACATAGTACATAAAAACGCTAAAATTCACACATATGGATCGCATTGTATGTAAATTAAGAGTAGCCCCCTTATGAAAAGTGTGTTACATCCAACAACGTTTAAATGATTAatgttatttgtaaaataaattttgtaaaactcACATTTTCCATTAATTGATGATTGTGATTTACTCGCGTATCCAATTTCGGAATCGAATGAAATACCAGCTTGGACGAATGTCATTGAACGCTTCATCGGTTTGTCAAAAGAAAAACGTCGACATATCAGCAAGAATAGGCGATATATCGATGTAATAAAATTCTGTTTGCTGAATGAAACCGGATAATATGTTTGTCGAGGAAACGAAAAGTCAGAGGCGTGTCCTATTGCCGCAAGAATCCCGATAACAACGTATggtaattgtaaataaaagaaTCCGACATTTTTTTTGAGAACTTGAAATAggatactataaaaaattataacgtcGCTGCGAACACCTAAACAGGATTCATCACATTACCCATAAATTTCTGTCACATCACAAACTCAAAAAAAGGAGTTCATTCAACGTGTTTTCCCAGATATAGCGCACCAGTTTGATAACCATAACTGAATAGGTGAACGAGCAATGTTGAGGAGCTCAATGGAATCTTCTTCCGAGACAATTGGTTTCCTTAAAATCATTTGACACCGTTATGAACAAGGAAGACATAATCAACTATCCCACGGAGTTTTcaaattcactggaattgcCTCTAATGGATTTTTTATTCGGTTTTAAGtgtttacaatttccggtacgtctggcctttgtgatgaccataaataaatcgcaaggcaaGTCGTAggaagtttgcggaatcaacttGATAAATAGCTAGTAATTcaggaaaaactattttgtaaGTAAGCATTATTATCGATGATAAAACATCATTCATACCGAgcattttttaataagaaaaagttttaaGCTTagtttatacaaaagtttaggttttttatttatcgatgAGGCAATACGAAGTCTGCCGGGGCAGCTAGTTTACATAAACAAGTAGAATTTATATTGTCATTATCTAAGTATTGATTTGTGGCAAGAAGACAAGACCTTTTTCAGTAGGGGAAAGTGGAACAATCTAATCTAATTAAAATCCAACAGACGAATAACTACTGCCATTTCGTGAATGATAGctagtaaaatttttaatatcatttacCTTCTTAgtctttaatattttataaatattttcatcgataatGGAAGgttcattattagaaaatgtaagcaaaaaataaaatgtttcaaaatatgtttttggatttttatttttgtttgcttCAAGCACACATGTGGTCACAATGTATAGAGGTACTTCAATGTAGTCCATCGGTATTTCGATGTgcttaaaaaaaagttttatgagaaaatacAGAAGACTGCAATGGGTTTAACATTTGCAAAGACAATGAAGAATGCTAGAAACCTCGTTAACAGTGTTTTAAGTTTAAGAAAAGTATCTGAAATGACAGGGGTCTCACCCAACTACATTTGCAGAcagatttttaacaaaaattagaaaaaaaaacaaattatgcaGAAAATCAGCTTACGACATGgctaaatcaaatcaaatatagaTTCCTAGAAGCTggatcaaaaataaagaaacagatTTAGAATGGTTTAGAAGGGATTCAGAGCGCAATCCTGATATCAGTATTTGTACAATTAAGGGTTGCATTATTCAATCCACataatatacaattattattcaACAAGGGGGGTGTACGGCTTTGTCCAGTAACGAAAATGCTACGCTCTTGATTATGGGGACAACCATCAGATCCATATTTCCCTAGCTACTGTGGACAAAACTCGTGAAAATTGCATCACTATTTTCAAACTACTGCCCCATTTTCGTCCCAGACTACAACCTTTCGATGTGTTTTCTTGTCTTTGTTACCTCATTATAATGCTGTGATAGATAATTGGCTTCTGCATTATCCCGAAACGCCCATGACCAAATTGGAGAATGCTTTCGATCACTCAATGACGCCAAGTTACCTAAAATCAAGTTTCAGAACAAGTAACTCCAGTGAGAGTGATTTTATGAACCAGCTGTTGCAGACCAAAACACAGAATAACTATTGAGAAGCTGCTGAAAAAAAAGTTCGGTGATAATCAAACTGAAAGACTTTTATTTCCCTAGATCAGTTCAAAGGTTACCCGAAGGCTTCCATGAGGAAAACTAAAGTAATTAAAGTTGTTAAAAATGTTGAATCTTCTTGGGTCCGAAACGAAAAGCTGTAACCCAGAATAGAACTCTCCAGAAGCTAGAGATTTTGTATTGGTGCAAtttgaaatatcagaaaaagTTAAAGGAAGGTCCTAGCGATAATAACCAAGATATTGAGGTTCAATGTTATGGAAGACATACCAAAATATCTCCAAAATTTGTTACTGAGATTGCGGAAGCCTTTGAGAATggtattaacaatattttacaagaaaactggatttgatttaatttgaaattatctttaGCAACATTGAAGTTAGTTAACGTGAAAATTGAGatgatttaattgaaaaacgttttttaaattattggtTTATGGTACCACACTAGTGAGAATTTGGATTAGGTCAACAAAAATTGAAGTCTTTCccctgttttatatatttttcatatatacttATAAAGTTACAGGATTTGAATCTTAACAAGACTGACTCTTATAgtctgaaataaaattaagacaCGCcgtaatttgaaaatgattattaacgttaaaataacaataaatgagTGTATAGAAGGAATTAGACAGTCGAAATTTCGACGACAACTACCTGAGAAAATAGGAAATTGCTGAACATTGCGAGAAATTCTTAAATTAGGAGACCGTAAATTcacaaaaactaatttcaacTTGCAAACGAGCTAATTTAGCATGTCAGAAAAAGATAAGTGTGATCTGGAAACAAAATTGGATACAATTATGTTTCGAGGAACGAACACGACAAAACGTGTACAAAGGAACTAATGTAATAACTTTCCTGGAATTTGTTTTGTGAAACTTACAAAGAATTACGAGTCTGATTCATTTGAGGTCTCTTCAAGGATGGTCCAATAATAACCAAAAGTTTCCATAGAATTATCTCAGTTTTCTTATCGTCGTAAACGGATTATATAAAGTTATCTGTGGGGCAGAATTTTTTTTGACTAAAATAGCAGTCTAGTTAACTGTTTGGTCCAAACAGATTTTATCATACGCTGTTTTTCTAGCTAATCTTCGAAGCTAAAATAAAACTGCAAGTTCTAAGTAacatatttaatgtatttaatgaCTACATAGTTATATGGGTCAAGGCCACGATGCAGAAGGCAGAAGAATAATCTATCAAGTGTCATTTCATTGTGACATAACGGTAAATTCATTTGAAAGTTTTCTGCTCAAGTAGCAATCCAATgatatcaattaatttgaagtcaCCTGATTGATGACAACCAATCggtacaaaataatattaaaaacagtCTGTTTTTACTTTATCGTGTTGCCAtggatatttattgatttatttcgagcttgacgtttcaaatattcaatatttcacgaaaatattaaaaattatagaataaaacatactaaaaaatactgttttttgtaaaaaaattgtatggaaaCAATTTATGGACTTGACTTGATGGATTTTTTTGTATGTCGAATCAAACAACGATGGTTTTGTAACAAATCAAGTTGAGCCCAGTATGAACGAACTATTATCAATGACTCTATTCAGCTTTTACCTAATATTCCATCAAAGTCAAAAAAGTTCTATGCATAGTTTAGCGTACCCTTCACTTAAATCCTAAGTTATCACATTTTGACAGTTGAAAATGATTGGCCAACtgtcaaactttatttatattacatGAACAAACTATTCGAGGTATTAGATGACACCAAGTCAAGTACATATCAATTGTTTACTgctatttcactttttatatatGTTACAACGTTTCTGTTGAGAGATTTGATTAAGTTCCTCAATAATAACTGCAGAGATCATCTTGTTTAGATGTACAGTCCACAAAATTAATTGGATCTAGAACCAAGTGCGATGCAATTTGAATTTCAAGCCTTCAAGAAGGTGACTTTAGTGAAAGGTTTGAAACTGGAGGAGAAACGATAATTCTAGCAAAAGATGTTGAAGAAAAACTCAACACTTTCGAAAGAAACATTAGAAGAAGTTTATATGGATAAAGAAACCTTATGAGTGAAGAAACCAACCACTAGATTCATAAAATCGGAGCAATTAAGATGGCGAAGACACAtaaaacgaatgaaaaatattagatttgaatatgatttttcaaatcATGATATCAACTTTTAGTGTCGCGTAGACTTGATAAACAGAAATCACAaggattagaaaaaaaaaataaaaacaattttatgacaaaaattttgtattaatcataacttatcaataaattttccaatttccaatgaATTTAAACAATCTAATAATATTATCTCGAGGTCAAtgattgtttattaataatatttaatgaccCACAGACCGTTCCGAGGATAGTGTGAATTACCGTATCCAATTTATAAAGTAAATCCCATCGACATGTTCACAATGTATATATAAGATTGAATCGTaagaaaatgttaataattgTCGCAgcaattgaattgaaaaagtaAGAAAATGAAGACTACAACTcttaccatttttttatttactttaatagTTTGTTCTATTTGTGTACCAATCGATTCAGTTGATGAACCGGACGTTTTACCAGAAGAACCAGAACGAGAGAATAAACATCAAGGTAagtttcgaaatttattttgttattttcacacTCTTacatttttgcgattttcacCTTAGtactttgtatttttaatataacacacagatggcgctgccattgtcaaatccaaaTGACGTTTATAGAGTACcagctttcaaaagactatgtgtcaaatttcatgacatttcgattagtcagaaaaaaatgacagcCGTTTTAGTGGAAAAATGTGTTATCCGGACTCAGCTTCATCGAAAGTCGTGCTAAATCAGATTTTGTGCGTCTATTTGTGacaatagatgaaacatggatccatcattTCAATATAGAagcaaaacgatcatcatctgagtggactgcagccggtgaaccacgtcttAAGCGTCCAAAGGTACAACAGTCAGCGGGAAAGGTTATGGCtccagtattttgggatgcgcacgCTCGACTATATCTAAAAAGGAGatacaatcaatagcgaatccTACATAGAGCTGTTGGATcatttaaatgcaaaaatcaaagaaaaacggcctcatatttcgaaaaaaaaaccactgttccaccaagacaatgcaccgattcacaagtcgatgacAACGgtggttaaattgaacaaattaaactTCCTCGCTTCCCCATACACGGTATAGTCCGGATCTGGctcccagtgactactgatctcaaaaaactgCTCGCCGGTATGAAATTCATCTTAAATGAAGAATCTATTGCTGAAactgaggcaaaagacaaatccttctacaagcacggcacgAATTaagtattttgattataatattgTTCAGGAAGCTATTTCTGACCACATTCTTGATCCATCGACATCTTCTTTAAGCACTACAGATATCTTATCAACATATCTATTACAGAAAATATGAAGATGTATCTTTCGATTTATAGTACCAACGAAATTTAATGTCTTATCTTCAATCTTTGTTATCAGATTTCGTTTCGCTACCgtaattttcattctttttctttcccttttattcattttcttatatgagtattattttttgtttttagaaaccTCTTTTCTGATAGGGATAGTCGTTGTCCAGCTGTCAGgaatttttttacgaattcATTGTTGCAGATTAGGACGTCAACTCCATCGcttgttttcattgtttattcATTAACTTTATCTCAAGTTAATACATCAATTTGATGCTACTTCTGCAGCTTTTATAGACATGCATCACTACGTActaagaataataattatttttacgaaATTCCCTCTCAAAGACAAAACTCTTTCCTGAACAGATTCAGATTCAGAGTTTAACAAATATTGATCagtcaactaattttttttactgccAGTTTCTGTCGTTGATTTTCTGTTGACATTATTTTTAACTCAGCTTCTTTCTGTACATTTCTAGACATTTATTTTTCCCCTTTTTCATGTTATATTAGATTATTTACATCTCTCTATAGAACCATAATCGCCCAATAGTCCAATAATTGCAATAGAACTTAGATTCGCTTCCATAGAGTACTTCAGCTCTCATTTCtgcttttttgttattttagaaaCTTGTTTTGACTTCAGTATTTAAGATTATTGTACAATTAATAACCTTAGCTTGTcgttaatcaattttattcacattCTTTCCAtcatatttatactttttctcTGTTATAAGACCTAAATCGTTTGTATATGCTAAACACAGTGGattcggtaataatttttttgtctcatcttcatttttaactAGAAAATAAcgtatataataacaaaaaaaccttGAAGTTTCAGTTGATGATAGTCATTTACGAGTAAAAAGATTTACTTGCGATGTACTCAGTTTTGAAGCTGTCGGAGTAAAACTGAACGATGCAGCTTGTGCTCTTCATTGCGTTAAAATCGGAAAGAGAGGAGGTTGGTGTGATGGACACAAAGTTTGTAATTGCAGAAAATGATTCCAAAGATATTATATATTgtcgaaaataatatttaatgataagataattaaataaagagaaaattgcgaattttttgttgttattttccCTATTTCTACAAACAACAATAGAAAATACTCCTAGAAACTCGGTACTTATCATGATTTTAATCAAAATCCCTCTTAATTTCGAGTCATTGAAAAATAGTATGCGAAAATACGGCTCGAGATTTTATGAGTGCgactatttaaatttaaaaacattgcacAAATTTATCATTTAGTTAGATTCAAGGTTCATTCTAATATTAAGATTTTTGGTACACGATCCTAATGGAGACCTACATCATAGTGATTGATTTCGAGTATCCCTACGTACTTTATATTGAATCGAAGTGATTCTAACGATCATACAACAGATAGATGTCTTAATATTCTGGGTATGGTCATCGGATTATTGCAACAACGTTTAACTACTCAtataattacttaataaatagtttattttgttttattctaatgtTTAAATATAACGAATAAGGTCAACTATCATTGGTTAACCAGAAGATACATTACAGTGCGTGGATAAAGAGTAAGTCCCATTCTGAGACAAGTCTCTTTTCCGAGGTACAACAGGTGAAAATTTGAACTTTGGCTGATTGTAAACTAACTAGAGAAGTTCAACGATAAAAGGTGGTGATAAACCTGGCAAACCATTTATCTACAGGTCATGTGAAGACTACTGATTAGTAATGAGTTAGCTAATGAGCTTTTGGATGGAAACCTTTCATTGTGTGGTATACTGAGTAAAAACAAACCTTATATGCCAAAGCAGCTTCTTTCAGCGGAACATAAAAAGGAATTTGCTTCCATGAGACTTCTTTTCTTTCATCAACAGAACATAATGATGTCAAAATAAGCgtaataaatgctggaaataaaCGCCTATAAACTTTGGATGGTGAAAAATCCAGAATAGAAAAGAAACCGTTTGTCCAAGAATTAATTGAGAAGAATATGATCTGTATAAACCATAATAACAAGTCGTTACATGCCGATAAAAAACAATCCATGTTACCAAAATTGAAAGTGAGTACAAACTGTTCCCTTGATTGGCAGAGAGCAGCGACAGATTTTTATTCGGTCACTGATGTAAATATCTCaagttcaactttttttatggtgaacgtactcagaacgagGGCTAACTGAGTTGCTCATAGAAGCATTCAGCTTggtcaaaaaattaatcaagcTGCTTCGAtctttggtgatgaagcaccatctctaGCCACCGCGTTTCATTGGTTTTCCGAATTCGATCGTGGTCACACTTCGCTAGAGGATGAATTTTGTCAAGGTCGTTCAAATCCAGGAAACAACGACGCTGTGCGTGAATTGATATTCCAAAATCGTCATGTTATATGAGTTTGCATGAAGATTTggatgtcaaaaatatttgttagcattggaaaccaatcgcagaagacgtatcatcaaacaaaaatggttttgtacagacaaaacatcgaattgatgagttATCTACCGTACAGTTTGGCACCCAATAATTCTTTCTTATACtctcacaaaaaaataaatttcgatgcTAGGCAAACGGGTAATTTcttactttcgcggtcccctcgttttttggctctagataatcgaaaaatcatccgatttcgatgatttttgttaatatcttGAAAATAGAGAGAATTGGGAGTGggaccatttttttaataattttttaataatttaatataacttaataaaaaaggtacaaacgattatatgtgaaaTAAGGTCaaatttaagagaaattgttatttttaattgtataaacatgataaatcaacatttttgtataatttttttcccaatttgttctttttttgtgtagattatgaaaaaaaatataacaactccatttaaagccctgaaaccaatatatcatttttttcactcccataatttttttcttagatcCGCCGTAgaaacgaagattttaaaaaaattcatcgaaattgGATGATTTTGGATAATTGAATCGAACACaataaaaagtatattgatctcaatggagaatattttgaaaaacaataaaaccacATCAAATTATGTATActtctttttattgtttcttaaatttatgtagcaaccctcgtatgtgcataatgttcaaaaaatccAACAGTTTGTAACAAGCttgataattgaattattgttttttatatcatttcatatttttttatgtgaaaatatattttttacaagcAGATTGTGTTCGATTTTTAATATTCCTCAATAAAATACTATGATAAGCCCAAAAATAGTTGGGGTACATTAGAAACCCACTCGGTATTTGATTGACCACGGGTTAATGAAggttaaatatgttttttactcatcaattcattgtaaaaatgaattttgatccAATTAATTCTCATCcgcataaaaaaaaacagtttccatATCACACTAAATGGTTTCCCACTTTTATAAAcgatccaaaataaaataatacgttttggtttcgaattttccatcatttttctATGGTTTATTAACAAAATGGTGTACAGTACCATATGATACGaaagaaaattctattttcctcTTTTGTATATTCCATTTATGATGTCGTTCCAATTCTAAATAACAATATACCGTTTTCAAATTATGTATTTCTGCACTGGCACTTTGTGATTACTACAATAATTAAGTTCCCCGTATTATCTCAATTAATAGTTAACCAGCCATATAATTATGGAATATATTTCTATATGTCTTGGAGCGAGTGAAAACAATTAACTAGTTTCCACAAATTCTGGGATCAAAGGTATAAATGTAGTATAAGAGGGAATGTAGCGTTTCAATATCCCTTTGTCAACTTCAATGAAGAATTATTTGTTAGTTGGACGCTTTGTTTGAAGGAATAACGTTTCGAGACAGTAATTGGATTCGAATCACTTCCATATTATAGCGGATCAACTTAAACAGAAAGAATTTGAACAATGTAAGCTGGATAATAAGATAAACATCTTAAGACTTCATTTTAAAAGAACAAATATGTaacaaaggaaaaaattgaattgttcaaCATTTCGTACAGTAATTTTCCTACTAAATactagaatttttaataaaaacggGTGTTTCCTGTCTCATACCACCAATTTTTGTGTGAGTAGGACGATTGTTACTTTGGAAAACTtgatatgttttcaaatttaccgCCTAAATTTATATAACAGAAGTAGTAACCTAGAATCTATATTGGTACCACTGGCGCTTGCCTCTGAAATGCAAtgcatgaaattttgaaagGAAATTTGGGTTTTTCAATAAGCCATAAGCGACAACTTGAATTTTCATGCCTCGCTTATAATTTGAGacatataatattattttaagtgAGGTTAGGTATTCTTATAATCACAACTTTACAAATAAAGAGCATGTGTTGGGGGCGTCATACACTTGCCATAAGATATATAGGAATTCATTCtagggtaactttattttcCTTGTTTAATATTTCAAGGCAATCCAACATCtatattataacatttaaatCTTTCAATAATGTGACACGTGACGATTTTATGCTTGAAAATCCTTACCGGTTCCAGTGCTCTTCGAAGAACTTTTATACATTTGAATAGTGAAAAATCTTTCCTCAAAACTGCCATACGAGGTTTATCCTTAACGTCCAGATGAATTATCACAAGGAAAATCATGTTTATCGGCATCGAATAATAATGTTAGGAAAGTTTGACATATTTGCCGTTTAGTTAAAACCCTTCAGCTCGCAAACTACTTTTATAAGTATCTAAGTATAGGACaggaaaaatcaaaaacgtgtaaatCGATTCGATTAATAGTCACGTACCGCTATTATACCAAATTtcgtatttataacatttatatcATTGTGAAGTATATATGTACTGATGGACATCTGTTCTCGTATGCATTTCTCTGTAAAGTCAATTATCAAATAGATTTTCTATtccaactaattttttattgtataatagatATGTTATATAAATCTCGTAGATTTTATTAGATTGATATATCCCATAACTTGTTTTAAAATGTCGcatacaattatttcaatattgaaaaatgatgaaacGTGTCATACTAAAAACCACGATATGTTATACATTATTCCGTTTTACTGTctgaaaatatagaaatcaggattaatttattccatttttcaaaatccaaTTTCATTTGTATGAGATAATAATATGAAACATGTAGTTCcattaaatgaattttccaGTATTTAGATATTTCATTCATACAGTGTGTATCATTTAAGACGCGCtcatattttcgatttattgattaattcagatttgatttaaaaaaaaattcatagacAATTAATATATAAGGAAATTGGGAACCGATGGTTGAAACTGCATAATGTggaatatcaatttatattgtCCACATCTTTTCGTTTATTATCTTTCTTAAAAATCATCCAGCAAACTGGCTTTTGATCCGTCGAGTTCGGATGATATGACAGAAATATTTTGACGAATGCTGGAATTAGAGCAACCCCCTTAAGATGAACTATAGTGGATATGA
The sequence above is drawn from the Diorhabda carinulata isolate Delta chromosome 6, icDioCari1.1, whole genome shotgun sequence genome and encodes:
- the LOC130895958 gene encoding tenecin-1: MKTTTLTIFLFTLIVCSICVPIDSVDEPDVLPEEPERENKHQVSVDDSHLRVKRFTCDVLSFEAVGVKLNDAACALHCVKIGKRGGWCDGHKVCNCRK